In a genomic window of Brassica rapa cultivar Chiifu-401-42 chromosome A10, CAAS_Brap_v3.01, whole genome shotgun sequence:
- the LOC103844015 gene encoding ribosome biogenesis protein BMS1 homolog isoform X2 → MAADDLMSSQKSHRTRKSGPTMRKKSEIDKKKRGVADNKQPNPRAFSVRSVVKAKRLKIRAVEKEQRRIHLPTADRTYGEPPPFVVVVQGPPGVGKSLVIKSLVKHFTHQNVPEVRGPITIVQGKKKRIQFVECPNDINGMIDCAKVADLAILLIDGSYGFEMETFEFLNIMQVHGFPKVMGVLTHLDKFKDVKKLRKTKQRLKHRFWTEIYNGAKLFYLSGLIHGKYSQREVLNLSRFISVIKFHPLSWRTSHPYVLADRLEDVTPPEKIQMDKKCDRNITLYGYLRGCNLKKGMKVHIAGVGDYSLAGVTALPDPCPLPSAAKKKGLRDREKLFYAPMSGIGDLLYDKDAVYININDHLVQYSKTDEVNGEPANKGRGKDVGEDLVKSLQNTKYSVDEKLEKTFINLFGKKTSASSERKLEEDAQSSPEGSDTESSEEFQSGDEVDDHEMDVDSNDGKIKEKTELRGGRLRRKAIFKDEDSDEDGDDDNDDEEAEDAESDGNEDEDEDGEDESVSDSQDSDEDDVEESEDKVLGNISKWKEPLKEKGRKKNPNLMQIVYGASASSATALINENNEISDDEDFFKPKGEHSKNLGGGLDAGHVNSEDCSKFVNYGNLKNWKEKEVCEDIRDRFTTGDWSKAALRNKNSVAGDEGEDDELYGDFEDLETGEKHNDHENMESGTNEDVEAAERRLKKLALRAKFDAQSDKSELEDDDNDNGDGINPRNSEAKEPGFVDKLKEELEIRKQMNLLELNDLDEDTRIDIEGYRTGTYLRLEIHNVPYEMVDFFDPCHPVLIGGIGFGEDSAGYMQARLKKHRWHKKVLKTRDPIIVSIGWRRYQTIPVYAIEDRNGRHRMLKYTPEHMHCLAMFWGPLVPPNTGFVAFQNLSTNQTGFRITATSVVLEYNHQTHIAKKIKLVGHPCKIKKNTAFIKDMFTSDLEIARFEGSSVRTVSGIRGQVKKAGKNMLDNNAQEGIARCTFEDQIKMSDIVFLRAWTPVEVPQFYNPLTTALQPRDKTWTGMKTFRELRSEHNIPIPVNKDSLYKPIERKTKKFNPLVIPKKLQAELPFASKPKNKPARKRPDLDARRAVVMEPEERKAHAIVQHYKLMSKVKINKKKAKEQEKRKAYEAEKAKKEVISKKRNREERRERYRTEDKQKKKMRRGQD, encoded by the exons ATGGCCGCCGACGATTTGATGTCGTCGCAAAAGTCCCACAGGACTCGCAAATCGGGTCCTACCATGAGGAAAAAGTCTGAGATTGACAAGAAGAAGCGCGGCGTCGCCGATAACAAGCAGCCGAACCCCAGA GCGTTTAGCGTTAGGTCGGTTGTTAAGGCGAAGCGTTTGAAGATTCGAGCTGTGGAGAAGGAGCAACGGCGGATTCATCTTCCGACTGCTGATCGTACTTACGGCGAACCTCCTCCTTTCGTCGTCGTTGTTCAAGGGCCCCCAGGG GTTGGAAAGTCTCTCGTGATTAAGTCCCTTGTTAAGCATTTTACTCACCAGAATGTGCCCGAGGTTCGAGGACCTATTACCATTGTTCAAG GTAAGAAGAAACGGATACAGTTTGTGGAGTGCCCTAATGATATCAATGGGATGATTGATTGTGCCAAGGTTGCTGATCTAGCTATACTTCTCATAGACGGTAGTTATGGTTTCGAGATG GAAACCTTTGAGTTCCTGAATATTATGCAAGTGCATGGATTTCCTAAAGTTATGGGAGTCCTCACTCACCTGGATAAGTTTAAAGATGTGAAGAAGCTGAGGAAAACAAAGCAACGTCTCAAGCATCGTTTCTGGACTGAGATTTATAATGGAGCTAAATTGTTCTATTTATCTGGTCTCATTCATGGGAA GTATTCACAACGTGAAGTTCTCAACCTCTCCCGCTTTATATCTGTTATCAAGTTTCATCCGTTGTCATGGAGAACATCACATCCTTATGTGTTGGCTGATCGTCTGGAAGATGTTACCCCTCCCGAGAAAATTCAGATGGATAAGAAATGCGATAGGAATATCACATTGTATGGTTACCTTCGTGGTTGTAACTTGAAGAAAGGGATGAAG GTTCACATTGCTGGAGTTGGTGACTATAGTTTAGCTGGGGTGACTGCCTTACCTGATCCTTGTCCTTTACCCTCAGCTGCCAAGAAAAAGGGACTGAGGGACAGAGAAAAGCTTTTCTATGCTCCTATGTCCGGGATTGGAGATCTTTTGTATGACAAAGATGCTGTTTACATCAACATAAATGATCACCTTGTTCAGTACTCTAAAACTGATGAAGTTAATGGAGAACCTGCTAATAAAG GAAGGGGCAAGGATGTTGGTGAGGATTTGGTGAAGTCGTTGCAGAACACAAAATATTCTGTTGATGAGAAATTGGAGAAGACTTTCATTAATTTATTTGGCAAAAAGACTAGTGCCAGTTCGGAAAGAAAACTTGAGGAAGATGCGCAGTCGTCACCGGAAGGTTCTGACACTGAGTCATCAGAGGAATTTCAGTCTGGTGATGAGGTTGATGATCATGAAATGGATGTAGATAGTAATGACGGTAAAATTAAGGAGAAAACCGAGCTCCGTGGTGGAAGGCTGAGGAGGAAAGCTATCTTCAAGGATGAG GACTCAGATGAAGATGGTGacgatgataatgatgatgaggAAGCAGAAGATGCTGAATCTGACGgaaatgaagatgaagatgaagatggggAAGATGAATCTGTTTCCGATTCTCAGGACTCAGATGAAGATGATGTTGAGGAATCAGAAGATAAGGTCCTTGGTAACATATCAAAATGGAAAGAACCCTTAAAAGAAAAGGGCAGAAAGAAGAACCCGAACTTGATGCAAATTGTGTATGGTGCATCAGCATCATCAGCTACTGCCTTGATAAACGAGAACAATGAAATTAGTGATGATGAAGACTTCTTTAAGCCAAAAGGAGAACATAGCAAG AACTTAGGTGGTGGACTTGATGCGGGACATGTCAACTCAGAGGATTGTTCCAAATTTGTAAATTATGGAAACCTGAAGAATTGGAAAGAGAAAGAAGTTTGTGAGGACATCCGTGATCGTTTTACCACTGGTGACTGGTCAAAAGCTGCTCTGAGAAATAAAAACTCAGTTGCTGGCGATGAGGGAGAAGATGATGAACTTTATGGTGATTTTGAGGATCTAGAGACAGGAGAGAAGCATAATGACCATGAGAACATGGAGTCTGGTACAAATGAAGATGTTGAAGCAGCTGAGCGTAGGCTTAAAAAGCTGGCTCTCCGAGCAAAGTTTGATGCACA AAGCGATAAATCGGAGTTGGAGGATGATGACAATGATAATGGTGATGGGATCAATCCCCGTAATAGTGAGGCCAAGGAACCCGGATTCGTTGACAAA TTGAAGGAGGAGCTTGAAATTAGAAAACAGATGAATTTGCTGGAACTCAATGATCTTGACGAGGATACCAGAATTGATATAGAAGGATACCGGACTGGAACATACTTGCGGCTGGAGATTCACAATGTTCCTTATGAGATGGTTGATTTCTTTGATCCGTGTCATCCAGTTCTTATTGGAGGTATTGGTTTCGGTGAGGATAGTGCTGGATATATGCAG GCCCGGTTGAAGAAACATAGGTGGCACAAGAAAGTACTAAAGACAAGAGATCCCATTATTGTGTCTATAGGATGGAGACGCTATCAGACTATTCCTGTATACGCCATTGAAGATCGCAATGGCAGACATCGAATGCTTAAGTATACTCCAGAACACATGCATTGCCTTGCTATGTTCTGGGGTCCTCTTGTCCCACCCAACACAGGCTTTGTCGCTTTCCAAAACTTGTCAACCAATCAG ACAGGATTTAGGATAACAGCAACCTCGGTCGTACTTGAGTATAATCACCAAACCCATATTGCAAAGAAAATCAAGCTGGTTGGGCACCCGTGCAAGATCAAGAAGAATACTGCATTTATAAAAGACATGTTCACTTCTGACCTTGAAATAGCTCGATTTGAAGGTTCATCTGTCCGGACAGTTAGTGGCATTAGAGGACAAGTTAAAAAG gCTGGGAAAAACATGCTCGATAACAATGCCCAAGAAGGGATTGCAAGGTGTACCTTTGAAGATCAAATAAAAATGAGCGACATAGTCTTCTTAAGGGCTTGGACCCCAGTGGAAGTTCCACAATTTTACAACCCTCTAACCACAGCCTTGCAGCCCCGGGATAAGACCTGGACAGGGATGAAAACGTTTAGGGAACTCCGTAGCGAGCATAACATTCCTATTCCAGTGAATAAGGATTCACTCTACAAG cCGATCGAAAGAAAGACAAAGAAGTTCAACCCATTGGTGATTCCAAAGAAACTACAAGCAGAGTTACCGTTTGCTTCCAAACCCAAAAACAAACCAGCGCGAAAAAGACCAGATTTAGATGCTAGAAGAGCTGTAGTAATGGAGCCGGAAGAACGAAAAGCTCATGCTATCGTCCAGCACTATAAGCTGATGAGTAAAGTCAAG ATTAATAAAAAGAAAGCAAAGGAGCAAGAGAAGAGGAAAGCGTACGAGGCAGAGAAGGCTAAGAAAGAGGTGATATCTAAGAAACGGAACAGAGAGGAGAGACGTGAGAGGTATCGTACTGAagataaacaaaagaagaagatgagaagaGGCCAAGACTAA
- the LOC103844015 gene encoding ribosome biogenesis protein BMS1 homolog isoform X1 — translation MAADDLMSSQKSHRTRKSGPTMRKKSEIDKKKRGVADNKQPNPRAFSVRSVVKAKRLKIRAVEKEQRRIHLPTADRTYGEPPPFVVVVQGPPGVGKSLVIKSLVKHFTHQNVPEVRGPITIVQGKKKRIQFVECPNDINGMIDCAKVADLAILLIDGSYGFEMETFEFLNIMQVHGFPKVMGVLTHLDKFKDVKKLRKTKQRLKHRFWTEIYNGAKLFYLSGLIHGKYSQREVLNLSRFISVIKFHPLSWRTSHPYVLADRLEDVTPPEKIQMDKKCDRNITLYGYLRGCNLKKGMKVHIAGVGDYSLAGVTALPDPCPLPSAAKKKGLRDREKLFYAPMSGIGDLLYDKDAVYININDHLVQYSKTDEVNGEPANKGRGKDVGEDLVKSLQNTKYSVDEKLEKTFINLFGKKTSASSERKLEEDAQSSPEGSDTESSEEFQSGDEVDDHEMDVDSNDGKIKEKTELRGGRLRRKAIFKDEVDDSDEDGDDDNDDEEAEDAESDGNEDEDEDGEDESVSDSQDSDEDDVEESEDKVLGNISKWKEPLKEKGRKKNPNLMQIVYGASASSATALINENNEISDDEDFFKPKGEHSKNLGGGLDAGHVNSEDCSKFVNYGNLKNWKEKEVCEDIRDRFTTGDWSKAALRNKNSVAGDEGEDDELYGDFEDLETGEKHNDHENMESGTNEDVEAAERRLKKLALRAKFDAQSDKSELEDDDNDNGDGINPRNSEAKEPGFVDKLKEELEIRKQMNLLELNDLDEDTRIDIEGYRTGTYLRLEIHNVPYEMVDFFDPCHPVLIGGIGFGEDSAGYMQARLKKHRWHKKVLKTRDPIIVSIGWRRYQTIPVYAIEDRNGRHRMLKYTPEHMHCLAMFWGPLVPPNTGFVAFQNLSTNQTGFRITATSVVLEYNHQTHIAKKIKLVGHPCKIKKNTAFIKDMFTSDLEIARFEGSSVRTVSGIRGQVKKAGKNMLDNNAQEGIARCTFEDQIKMSDIVFLRAWTPVEVPQFYNPLTTALQPRDKTWTGMKTFRELRSEHNIPIPVNKDSLYKPIERKTKKFNPLVIPKKLQAELPFASKPKNKPARKRPDLDARRAVVMEPEERKAHAIVQHYKLMSKVKINKKKAKEQEKRKAYEAEKAKKEVISKKRNREERRERYRTEDKQKKKMRRGQD, via the exons ATGGCCGCCGACGATTTGATGTCGTCGCAAAAGTCCCACAGGACTCGCAAATCGGGTCCTACCATGAGGAAAAAGTCTGAGATTGACAAGAAGAAGCGCGGCGTCGCCGATAACAAGCAGCCGAACCCCAGA GCGTTTAGCGTTAGGTCGGTTGTTAAGGCGAAGCGTTTGAAGATTCGAGCTGTGGAGAAGGAGCAACGGCGGATTCATCTTCCGACTGCTGATCGTACTTACGGCGAACCTCCTCCTTTCGTCGTCGTTGTTCAAGGGCCCCCAGGG GTTGGAAAGTCTCTCGTGATTAAGTCCCTTGTTAAGCATTTTACTCACCAGAATGTGCCCGAGGTTCGAGGACCTATTACCATTGTTCAAG GTAAGAAGAAACGGATACAGTTTGTGGAGTGCCCTAATGATATCAATGGGATGATTGATTGTGCCAAGGTTGCTGATCTAGCTATACTTCTCATAGACGGTAGTTATGGTTTCGAGATG GAAACCTTTGAGTTCCTGAATATTATGCAAGTGCATGGATTTCCTAAAGTTATGGGAGTCCTCACTCACCTGGATAAGTTTAAAGATGTGAAGAAGCTGAGGAAAACAAAGCAACGTCTCAAGCATCGTTTCTGGACTGAGATTTATAATGGAGCTAAATTGTTCTATTTATCTGGTCTCATTCATGGGAA GTATTCACAACGTGAAGTTCTCAACCTCTCCCGCTTTATATCTGTTATCAAGTTTCATCCGTTGTCATGGAGAACATCACATCCTTATGTGTTGGCTGATCGTCTGGAAGATGTTACCCCTCCCGAGAAAATTCAGATGGATAAGAAATGCGATAGGAATATCACATTGTATGGTTACCTTCGTGGTTGTAACTTGAAGAAAGGGATGAAG GTTCACATTGCTGGAGTTGGTGACTATAGTTTAGCTGGGGTGACTGCCTTACCTGATCCTTGTCCTTTACCCTCAGCTGCCAAGAAAAAGGGACTGAGGGACAGAGAAAAGCTTTTCTATGCTCCTATGTCCGGGATTGGAGATCTTTTGTATGACAAAGATGCTGTTTACATCAACATAAATGATCACCTTGTTCAGTACTCTAAAACTGATGAAGTTAATGGAGAACCTGCTAATAAAG GAAGGGGCAAGGATGTTGGTGAGGATTTGGTGAAGTCGTTGCAGAACACAAAATATTCTGTTGATGAGAAATTGGAGAAGACTTTCATTAATTTATTTGGCAAAAAGACTAGTGCCAGTTCGGAAAGAAAACTTGAGGAAGATGCGCAGTCGTCACCGGAAGGTTCTGACACTGAGTCATCAGAGGAATTTCAGTCTGGTGATGAGGTTGATGATCATGAAATGGATGTAGATAGTAATGACGGTAAAATTAAGGAGAAAACCGAGCTCCGTGGTGGAAGGCTGAGGAGGAAAGCTATCTTCAAGGATGAGGTTGAT GACTCAGATGAAGATGGTGacgatgataatgatgatgaggAAGCAGAAGATGCTGAATCTGACGgaaatgaagatgaagatgaagatggggAAGATGAATCTGTTTCCGATTCTCAGGACTCAGATGAAGATGATGTTGAGGAATCAGAAGATAAGGTCCTTGGTAACATATCAAAATGGAAAGAACCCTTAAAAGAAAAGGGCAGAAAGAAGAACCCGAACTTGATGCAAATTGTGTATGGTGCATCAGCATCATCAGCTACTGCCTTGATAAACGAGAACAATGAAATTAGTGATGATGAAGACTTCTTTAAGCCAAAAGGAGAACATAGCAAG AACTTAGGTGGTGGACTTGATGCGGGACATGTCAACTCAGAGGATTGTTCCAAATTTGTAAATTATGGAAACCTGAAGAATTGGAAAGAGAAAGAAGTTTGTGAGGACATCCGTGATCGTTTTACCACTGGTGACTGGTCAAAAGCTGCTCTGAGAAATAAAAACTCAGTTGCTGGCGATGAGGGAGAAGATGATGAACTTTATGGTGATTTTGAGGATCTAGAGACAGGAGAGAAGCATAATGACCATGAGAACATGGAGTCTGGTACAAATGAAGATGTTGAAGCAGCTGAGCGTAGGCTTAAAAAGCTGGCTCTCCGAGCAAAGTTTGATGCACA AAGCGATAAATCGGAGTTGGAGGATGATGACAATGATAATGGTGATGGGATCAATCCCCGTAATAGTGAGGCCAAGGAACCCGGATTCGTTGACAAA TTGAAGGAGGAGCTTGAAATTAGAAAACAGATGAATTTGCTGGAACTCAATGATCTTGACGAGGATACCAGAATTGATATAGAAGGATACCGGACTGGAACATACTTGCGGCTGGAGATTCACAATGTTCCTTATGAGATGGTTGATTTCTTTGATCCGTGTCATCCAGTTCTTATTGGAGGTATTGGTTTCGGTGAGGATAGTGCTGGATATATGCAG GCCCGGTTGAAGAAACATAGGTGGCACAAGAAAGTACTAAAGACAAGAGATCCCATTATTGTGTCTATAGGATGGAGACGCTATCAGACTATTCCTGTATACGCCATTGAAGATCGCAATGGCAGACATCGAATGCTTAAGTATACTCCAGAACACATGCATTGCCTTGCTATGTTCTGGGGTCCTCTTGTCCCACCCAACACAGGCTTTGTCGCTTTCCAAAACTTGTCAACCAATCAG ACAGGATTTAGGATAACAGCAACCTCGGTCGTACTTGAGTATAATCACCAAACCCATATTGCAAAGAAAATCAAGCTGGTTGGGCACCCGTGCAAGATCAAGAAGAATACTGCATTTATAAAAGACATGTTCACTTCTGACCTTGAAATAGCTCGATTTGAAGGTTCATCTGTCCGGACAGTTAGTGGCATTAGAGGACAAGTTAAAAAG gCTGGGAAAAACATGCTCGATAACAATGCCCAAGAAGGGATTGCAAGGTGTACCTTTGAAGATCAAATAAAAATGAGCGACATAGTCTTCTTAAGGGCTTGGACCCCAGTGGAAGTTCCACAATTTTACAACCCTCTAACCACAGCCTTGCAGCCCCGGGATAAGACCTGGACAGGGATGAAAACGTTTAGGGAACTCCGTAGCGAGCATAACATTCCTATTCCAGTGAATAAGGATTCACTCTACAAG cCGATCGAAAGAAAGACAAAGAAGTTCAACCCATTGGTGATTCCAAAGAAACTACAAGCAGAGTTACCGTTTGCTTCCAAACCCAAAAACAAACCAGCGCGAAAAAGACCAGATTTAGATGCTAGAAGAGCTGTAGTAATGGAGCCGGAAGAACGAAAAGCTCATGCTATCGTCCAGCACTATAAGCTGATGAGTAAAGTCAAG ATTAATAAAAAGAAAGCAAAGGAGCAAGAGAAGAGGAAAGCGTACGAGGCAGAGAAGGCTAAGAAAGAGGTGATATCTAAGAAACGGAACAGAGAGGAGAGACGTGAGAGGTATCGTACTGAagataaacaaaagaagaagatgagaagaGGCCAAGACTAA